A stretch of the Microcella sp. genome encodes the following:
- the gcvT gene encoding glycine cleavage system aminomethyltransferase GcvT, with translation MSEPFAVAPLQHSPLHAEHVALGAAFTDFGGWQMPVRYSSDLAEHHAVRTAAGIFDISHMAEISVTGADAGAFLDYALAGRLSTLPLLKAKYSLLLDEQGGIVDDLIVYASAEAEYLVVANASNRHAVVEALVARQTDFEVQLSDLTEHIALIAVQGPVSRRVLEATAGLELRDDLSRGRTLDTLGYYAAMGMAFEGTSVLVARTGYTGEDGFELYVDAEQAVALWRALLAAGEPLGLVPCGLAARDTLRLEAGMPLYGHELGLSIQPSQAGLGRVVVTDKPRFVGKASIEAGPSTDARVLVGLTTEGRRAPRADYPVMLGDTEVGLVTSGALSPTLGYPVAMAFVDPAVREPGTALEVDVRGSRVAATVVSLPFYQRKAAS, from the coding sequence GTGTCAGAACCCTTTGCCGTCGCCCCGCTGCAGCACTCGCCGCTGCACGCCGAGCACGTCGCGCTCGGCGCCGCGTTCACCGACTTCGGCGGCTGGCAGATGCCCGTGCGCTACAGCTCTGACCTCGCTGAGCATCACGCCGTGCGCACCGCCGCCGGCATTTTCGACATCTCGCACATGGCCGAGATCTCGGTGACCGGAGCCGACGCCGGCGCGTTTCTCGACTACGCCCTCGCCGGTCGGCTGTCGACGCTGCCGCTGCTCAAGGCCAAGTACTCGCTGCTGCTCGACGAGCAGGGCGGCATCGTCGACGACCTCATCGTCTACGCGAGCGCCGAGGCCGAGTACCTCGTGGTTGCGAACGCAAGCAACCGGCACGCCGTCGTCGAGGCGCTCGTCGCACGGCAGACTGACTTCGAGGTGCAGCTCTCTGACCTCACCGAGCACATTGCGCTCATCGCCGTGCAGGGGCCGGTCTCGCGCCGCGTGCTCGAGGCGACCGCCGGGCTCGAGCTGCGCGACGACCTCTCGCGCGGTCGCACGCTCGACACGCTCGGCTACTACGCCGCGATGGGCATGGCGTTCGAGGGCACCTCGGTGCTCGTCGCCCGCACCGGCTACACGGGCGAAGACGGATTCGAGCTCTACGTCGACGCCGAGCAGGCCGTTGCGCTGTGGCGCGCGTTGCTCGCGGCCGGCGAGCCCCTCGGCCTCGTGCCGTGCGGCCTCGCGGCGCGCGACACCCTGCGGCTCGAGGCCGGCATGCCGCTCTACGGGCACGAGCTCGGGCTCAGCATCCAGCCCTCGCAAGCGGGCCTGGGGCGCGTGGTCGTGACCGACAAGCCGCGCTTCGTCGGCAAGGCCTCCATCGAGGCCGGGCCGTCGACGGATGCGCGGGTGCTCGTCGGGCTCACCACCGAGGGGCGCCGCGCGCCCCGAGCCGACTACCCCGTCATGCTCGGCGACACCGAGGTCGGGCTCGTCACGAGCGGAGCGCTCTCGCCGACCCTCGGCTACCCCGTCGCGATGGCGTTCGTCGACCCCGCCGTGCGCGAGCCCGGCACCGCCCTCGAGGTCGACGTGCGCGGCTCGCGCGTCGCCGCCACCGTCGTCTCCCTTCCCTTCTATCAGCGAAAGGCCGCATCATGA
- a CDS encoding YgaP family membrane protein, translating to MKTPAPWGIAVLTAVSSPVGRWARIIGGPAIIAGSLLSGGWALALIPVGILMLATGVLNLCPAGFFLGRPVKGDELVLSFTRVDAVSLKR from the coding sequence ATGAAGACTCCCGCCCCCTGGGGTATCGCCGTTCTCACAGCCGTGTCGTCACCCGTCGGGCGGTGGGCCCGCATCATCGGCGGGCCTGCCATCATCGCTGGCAGCCTTCTGTCGGGCGGTTGGGCTCTGGCCCTGATCCCTGTCGGCATCCTCATGCTCGCCACCGGCGTGCTCAACCTCTGCCCCGCTGGATTCTTCTTGGGTCGCCCTGTCAAGGGCGATGAGCTCGTACTGTCGTTTACGCGCGTCGATGCTGTGTCGCTGAAGCGGTAG
- the gcvH gene encoding glycine cleavage system protein GcvH: MSVPNDLQYTAEHEWVRLDGDIATVGITQYAADALGDVVYVDLPKVGAAMTAGAIVGEVESTKSVGELYAPLDGEVVEANDAVASAPETINADPYGDGWLVKVRVSGTPALLSADEYRALIGG, encoded by the coding sequence ATGAGCGTTCCCAACGATCTGCAGTACACCGCCGAGCACGAGTGGGTGCGCCTCGACGGCGATATCGCCACGGTGGGCATCACGCAGTACGCCGCCGACGCGCTCGGCGACGTCGTCTACGTCGACCTGCCCAAGGTCGGTGCGGCCATGACCGCCGGCGCGATCGTCGGCGAGGTCGAGTCGACCAAGTCGGTCGGCGAGCTCTACGCGCCGCTCGACGGCGAGGTCGTTGAGGCCAACGACGCCGTCGCTTCCGCGCCTGAGACGATCAACGCCGACCCCTACGGCGACGGCTGGCTCGTCAAGGTGCGCGTCAGCGGCACGCCCGCACTGCTGAGCGCCGACGAGTACCGCGCCCTCATCGGCGGCTGA
- a CDS encoding DUF4395 domain-containing protein, which produces MTAEIVDRSARPVVGEWVGGIDVPVVNERAVRASAGLLFLAGFSAWLYGVITGDLQPMRVFGIIFAVDMYLRLFLGTRFTPTLLIGTLITRAQRPEWVEARSKKFAWGLGFGMAMAGCLALGWLGFPAAIAQTVCGICLSLLYVEAAFGYCLGCELARRFSREKPTLCAGDTCTYVPPKRGEHHHV; this is translated from the coding sequence ATGACCGCAGAAATCGTCGACCGCAGCGCCCGCCCCGTTGTCGGCGAGTGGGTCGGTGGCATCGACGTGCCGGTCGTCAACGAACGAGCGGTGCGCGCATCGGCGGGGCTGCTCTTTCTCGCCGGGTTCTCGGCCTGGTTGTACGGCGTGATCACCGGCGACCTGCAGCCGATGCGTGTGTTCGGCATCATCTTCGCCGTCGACATGTACCTGCGGCTCTTTCTCGGCACGCGATTCACCCCGACCCTGTTAATCGGCACCCTCATCACCCGCGCGCAGCGGCCCGAATGGGTCGAGGCGCGGTCGAAGAAGTTTGCGTGGGGTCTCGGGTTCGGCATGGCTATGGCCGGCTGCCTGGCCCTCGGCTGGCTCGGCTTTCCGGCCGCGATCGCACAGACGGTGTGCGGCATCTGCCTCTCCCTGCTCTATGTCGAGGCCGCCTTCGGCTACTGCCTCGGCTGCGAGCTCGCGAGGCGGTTCAGCCGCGAGAAACCCACTCTGTGTGCGGGTGACACCTGCACCTACGTGCCGCCGAAGCGCGGCGAGCACCACCACGTCTGA
- a CDS encoding LON peptidase substrate-binding domain-containing protein: MTVMPMFPLGLVLFPAMPTALRVFEERYIVMLSTILGDEPPEFGIVLIERGSEVGGGEQRFPIGTVAQITRVETSEGFIGLIAQGDRRIEVTAWLDDDPYPRAEVREVPALDWDDELEPLFERAEHLVRRTIARASEFVEQQWPADIVLSDDKVEAAWQLAGIAPLGPLDQVRLLQSTSVAELLSATIEATEAAAEMLTVDWGDDDFPTFPDEPENRQGD; this comes from the coding sequence ATGACCGTCATGCCGATGTTCCCGCTCGGGTTGGTGCTGTTCCCCGCGATGCCGACGGCACTGCGGGTGTTCGAAGAGCGGTACATCGTGATGCTCTCGACCATTCTCGGCGACGAGCCGCCCGAGTTCGGCATCGTGCTCATCGAGCGCGGCAGCGAGGTCGGCGGGGGAGAGCAGCGCTTTCCGATCGGCACTGTGGCCCAGATCACCCGGGTCGAGACGAGCGAGGGCTTCATCGGCCTCATCGCGCAGGGCGACCGCCGCATCGAGGTCACGGCGTGGCTCGACGACGACCCCTACCCCCGGGCCGAGGTGCGCGAGGTGCCTGCCCTCGACTGGGACGACGAGCTCGAGCCTCTCTTCGAGCGGGCCGAGCACCTGGTGCGCCGCACGATCGCCCGCGCGAGCGAATTCGTCGAGCAGCAGTGGCCCGCCGACATCGTGCTCAGTGACGACAAGGTCGAAGCAGCCTGGCAACTCGCGGGCATCGCCCCTCTCGGCCCGCTCGACCAGGTGCGGCTGCTGCAGTCGACGAGCGTCGCCGAACTGCTCTCGGCCACGATCGAGGCGACCGAGGCTGCGGCCGAGATGCTGACCGTCGATTGGGGCGACGACGACTTCCCGACCTTTCCCGACGAGCCCGAGAACCGCCAGGGCGACTAG
- a CDS encoding Gmad2 immunoglobulin-like domain-containing protein codes for MRASALRVISIAAIVALGGCVGPQPGISPEPSPPASSPAVQEIGADVYFSHSQPSEFTLISEPHTVLVAEGASVLDTVLGALIGGELQPTDPEYANLWGNGSALLSTQSGGDVLTIDLTVGALNVGAEAESIAIAQLVWTAVGIDPAIGAVQLTIDGAVSETLAGHVDISGPISPEPPEGVLTPVQILVPTEGASVMTPVVAVGVACVFEAAFLWRLEGPGASLVEGSAMAAEACPTRADWQLDLGDLAPGDYVLTVLELSPRDGSVSSTDSKAFTVVG; via the coding sequence ATGCGCGCATCGGCCCTGCGGGTCATCTCGATCGCGGCCATCGTCGCGCTCGGCGGCTGCGTCGGGCCCCAACCGGGCATCAGCCCGGAGCCTTCGCCTCCCGCAAGCTCTCCGGCCGTGCAGGAAATCGGCGCCGACGTCTATTTCTCCCACTCCCAGCCCTCAGAGTTCACGCTCATCAGCGAGCCACACACGGTGCTCGTCGCCGAGGGCGCTTCCGTGCTCGACACGGTGCTGGGGGCGCTCATCGGCGGCGAGCTGCAGCCGACAGATCCCGAGTACGCGAATCTCTGGGGCAACGGAAGCGCCCTGCTCTCGACGCAGAGCGGGGGCGACGTGCTGACGATCGACCTCACTGTCGGCGCGCTGAACGTCGGTGCCGAGGCGGAGTCCATCGCGATCGCGCAACTGGTGTGGACCGCGGTCGGGATCGATCCCGCGATCGGCGCCGTGCAGCTCACGATCGACGGTGCCGTCTCCGAGACGCTCGCGGGCCATGTCGACATCTCAGGCCCGATCTCGCCCGAGCCGCCCGAAGGTGTGCTCACTCCGGTTCAGATCCTCGTGCCCACCGAGGGGGCGTCGGTGATGACTCCCGTGGTCGCGGTAGGGGTCGCCTGCGTCTTCGAGGCGGCGTTCCTCTGGCGGCTCGAGGGCCCCGGCGCCAGCCTCGTGGAGGGATCGGCCATGGCGGCCGAGGCCTGCCCGACACGCGCCGACTGGCAACTCGACCTCGGTGATCTCGCACCGGGAGACTACGTGCTCACCGTGCTCGAGCTCTCGCCGCGCGATGGCTCGGTCTCAAGTACTGACAGCAAGGCGTTCACGGTCGTCGGGTGA
- the gcvP gene encoding aminomethyl-transferring glycine dehydrogenase, translated as MLDALGYGSLAALMDAAVPTAIRQKDVLRTLPVPATEAETLAELRALTDRNTVRRSMIGQGYYGTITPSVIQRNVLENPSWYTAYTPYQPEISQGRLEALLNFQTMVADLTGLHTANASMLDEATAVVEGMLLARRASGVAENRFIVDADTFAQTHAVLAGRAEALDIDLVVLPLAEIDPADLPPAFGVFVQYPAGSGRVWDPSLVIAAVRETGGLAIVAADLLALTLVTPPGELGADVAVGTTQRFGVPMGFGGPHAGYLAVREGLERQMPGRLVGVSRDADGRPAYRLTLQTREQHIRRDKATSNICTAQVLLAVMAGMYGVYHGPDGLRRIAERVRAQALSIAAQLRRADYEVVHSAFFDTLEVRAPGRAAELVAAALQHNLLLWQVDDDTVRLSVDEVTSAAASTGSPADVGPALKAVFGIESDWAMVFDAQFSDDVRRASDFMTHPVFHAHRSETAMMRYLKRLADRDYALDRGMIPLGSCTMKLNAATEMAAVSWPEFSALHPFAPLDDVQGTLVMISHLETWLAELTGYDAVSLQPNAGSQGELAGLLAIRGYHRSRGDVERTVCLIPSSAHGTNAASAVLAGMRVVVVATTESGDVDLVDLRAKIEAHRSELAALMITYPSTHGVYEHDVMEVTAAVHEAGGQVYIDGANLNALLGYARYGDIGGDVSHLNLHKTFCIPHGGGGPGVGPVAAKAHLAEFLPGHPLAQMHQHPPFDLRTGNAGTVEHRGAPVSAAPYGSASILPISWAYARLMGAEGLRDATASAVLAANYIALRLRDHYPVLYAGENGLVAHECILDLRPLKEATGVSVDDVAKRLIDYGFHAPTMSFPVAGTLMVEPTESEDLAELERFIQAMIAIKLEADALAGGEWSADDNPLVNAPHTAESVIVGEWQHPYSRELAAYPATLAGSTVDGGFGATRADKYWPPVRRVDQAFGDRNLVCACPPIEAFA; from the coding sequence ATGCTCGACGCGCTGGGCTACGGCTCGCTCGCAGCCCTGATGGACGCCGCCGTGCCGACCGCGATCCGTCAGAAAGACGTGCTGCGAACGCTGCCTGTTCCGGCGACTGAGGCCGAGACGCTCGCTGAGCTGCGTGCGCTCACCGACCGCAACACGGTGCGGCGCAGCATGATCGGGCAGGGGTACTACGGCACCATCACGCCCTCGGTCATTCAGCGCAACGTGCTCGAGAACCCCAGCTGGTACACCGCGTACACGCCCTATCAACCCGAGATCTCGCAGGGGCGCCTCGAGGCGCTACTCAACTTTCAGACCATGGTCGCCGACCTGACCGGGCTGCACACGGCGAACGCGTCGATGCTCGATGAGGCGACCGCCGTCGTCGAGGGCATGCTTCTCGCGCGGCGGGCATCCGGTGTGGCCGAGAACCGCTTCATCGTCGACGCCGACACTTTCGCGCAGACGCATGCCGTGCTCGCGGGCCGGGCCGAGGCGCTCGACATTGACCTCGTCGTGCTGCCCCTCGCCGAGATCGACCCCGCCGACCTGCCACCGGCGTTCGGCGTCTTCGTGCAGTACCCGGCTGGGTCGGGGCGTGTGTGGGACCCGTCTCTGGTCATCGCCGCCGTGCGCGAGACCGGCGGCCTTGCCATCGTCGCGGCCGATCTGCTGGCCCTGACGCTCGTGACGCCTCCCGGCGAGCTCGGTGCCGATGTCGCTGTCGGCACCACCCAGCGCTTCGGGGTGCCGATGGGCTTCGGTGGCCCGCACGCGGGATACCTCGCCGTGCGCGAGGGCCTCGAGCGACAGATGCCCGGGCGCCTCGTCGGAGTCTCGCGCGACGCCGACGGCCGCCCCGCCTACCGCCTCACGCTGCAGACGCGTGAGCAGCACATCCGTCGCGACAAGGCGACGTCGAACATCTGCACTGCCCAGGTGCTGCTCGCCGTCATGGCGGGCATGTACGGCGTGTATCACGGGCCCGACGGGCTGCGACGCATCGCTGAGCGCGTGCGCGCCCAGGCCCTCTCGATCGCCGCGCAGCTGCGGAGAGCCGACTACGAGGTCGTGCACTCCGCTTTCTTCGACACGCTCGAGGTGCGGGCTCCCGGCCGCGCCGCAGAACTCGTAGCCGCGGCGCTCCAGCACAACCTGTTGCTCTGGCAGGTCGACGACGACACCGTGCGCCTCAGCGTCGACGAGGTCACGTCGGCCGCGGCGTCGACGGGCTCGCCCGCCGACGTCGGCCCCGCGCTGAAGGCCGTCTTCGGCATCGAGTCAGACTGGGCGATGGTGTTCGACGCTCAGTTCTCCGACGACGTGCGGCGAGCATCCGACTTCATGACCCACCCGGTCTTCCATGCGCACCGCAGCGAGACCGCGATGATGCGGTATCTGAAGCGGCTGGCCGACCGCGACTACGCGCTCGATCGCGGGATGATCCCTCTGGGCTCGTGCACCATGAAACTCAACGCGGCCACGGAGATGGCGGCGGTGAGCTGGCCCGAGTTCAGCGCCCTGCACCCCTTCGCACCGCTCGACGACGTGCAGGGCACGCTCGTCATGATCAGCCACCTCGAGACCTGGCTCGCCGAGTTGACGGGATACGACGCCGTGTCGTTGCAGCCCAACGCGGGGTCGCAGGGTGAGCTTGCCGGCCTGCTCGCCATTCGCGGGTACCATCGCTCGCGCGGAGACGTCGAGCGCACCGTGTGCCTGATTCCGTCGAGCGCGCACGGCACGAACGCCGCGAGCGCCGTGCTCGCGGGCATGCGCGTGGTGGTCGTCGCGACGACCGAGTCGGGCGACGTCGACCTCGTCGATCTGCGCGCCAAGATCGAGGCGCACCGGAGCGAACTCGCGGCGCTCATGATCACCTACCCCTCGACGCACGGGGTCTACGAGCACGACGTGATGGAGGTGACGGCGGCCGTGCACGAGGCCGGCGGCCAGGTCTACATCGACGGCGCGAACCTCAACGCGTTGCTCGGCTACGCGCGCTACGGCGACATCGGTGGCGACGTCAGCCACCTCAACCTGCACAAGACCTTCTGCATCCCGCACGGCGGCGGCGGGCCCGGCGTAGGACCGGTCGCGGCGAAGGCGCACCTTGCCGAGTTCTTGCCCGGGCACCCACTCGCGCAGATGCACCAGCACCCGCCGTTCGACCTGCGCACGGGCAACGCGGGCACCGTCGAGCACCGCGGCGCGCCCGTCTCAGCGGCGCCGTACGGCTCGGCGAGCATCCTGCCCATCTCGTGGGCCTACGCGCGCCTCATGGGCGCAGAGGGCCTGCGTGACGCGACCGCGAGCGCCGTGCTCGCCGCCAACTACATCGCTCTGCGCCTGCGCGACCACTATCCGGTGCTCTACGCGGGTGAGAACGGGCTCGTGGCCCACGAGTGCATTCTCGATCTACGACCGCTGAAAGAGGCGACCGGCGTCTCGGTCGACGACGTCGCCAAGCGGCTCATCGACTACGGCTTTCACGCGCCGACGATGTCGTTCCCCGTCGCGGGCACCCTCATGGTCGAGCCGACCGAGAGCGAAGACCTCGCCGAGCTCGAGAGGTTCATCCAGGCGATGATCGCCATCAAGCTCGAGGCCGACGCGCTCGCCGGCGGAGAGTGGAGTGCCGACGACAACCCGCTCGTGAATGCGCCGCACACGGCCGAGAGCGTCATCGTGGGGGAGTGGCAGCACCCCTACAGCCGTGAGCTCGCCGCCTACCCGGCGACGCTGGCGGGGTCAACGGTCGACGGCGGTTTCGGGGCGACGCGCGCTGACAAGTACTGGCCGCCCGTGCGCCGCGTCGACCAGGCGTTCGGCGACCGCAACCTGGTGTGCGCGTGTCCTCCGATAGAAGCCTTCGCCTAA